In Mycetocola spongiae, the genomic stretch GGACACGGAAAAACCCCGCCCCTGCGCCCAGGCAATAAACCCGGCGGCACTCGCGCAGCGCGGCCGATCCTCCAGCAGCGCCCGCAACAGCAGGCCCTTGGTCTTTTTATTAAAGTGATTCAGCGCCCGCACCGGCTCCCCCGCCGAGACGCTTCCCACACCCACCACCCGCAGATACGCGGACGACCCCTGCGCGGGCAGCGGCGAAAGCGCCGCATAGGCCTCCGAACGCAGGTCCAAGAGAAAACGGCCACTGCCCGCCAGCGCCGCATTCCCGGCGGCCGCCCAGCGCTTCTTGAGCGCCGTGGGCGGTACCCGCCCGGCCGCGGACAGCCGATAATTGGGGATGCCCTCAAGGGCGCCCACGGGGCCCAGGGGCGCGGACTGGATCAGCACATGCGCCGCGGCATAGCGCCGCGCCGCCGCGTCCAGGGAGTCAAAATCGAGGGCGTCAAAGAGCACGCCGGTATAGCGTTGCAGCGCCGGCATCAGCGGGGCCGAGCGCAGCCCCAGGTTTAACGCCACCTCGTGTGCCAGCTTTGGCCCGAGCTTGAGTGCGCGGGCCGCGGCCTCGGGATCGGCACATAAAACCCCGAGATCGGCCAATAATTCCGCCCGAATCGGCGTGAGCTCCGGGAAGCTCAGCCCCGCCAGCATATCCGTGCCGGGGGACAAAAAAGCCCCCGGCTCATCCTGTCGCTTGGTCTCCGAGGGAGGCAGCAGAATGAGCACGGGGGTATTTTGTAGAGAAGTTCGAGAAGAACTAGGCGGAAAGAGCCGCGGTTCCGGCAACGACGCTCACGGAGTTATTTTCAACCGAGAGGAATCCATCGTTGGCGGTAGCGGTGATCTTCTCACCCGAGGCGAGGGTAATCCGAACCTCACCGCTGGCCAGAATGGCCAGCAGCGGCTCGTGACCGGCAAGAATACCGATCTCACCCTCGACGGTTCTGGCGATCACCTGAACCGCTTCGCCCGACCAGACTTCCTGTTCGGCCGAAACGACGCTGACGGTGAGTGCGGCCATGATTAACCGTTGTCCTTCTGGATCTGAGCCCACTTCTCTTCGACGTCGGAGATTCCACCGACGTTGAAGAAGGCCTGCTCAGCCACGTGGTCGAACTCACCCTTGGCGATGGCATCGAAGGACTCGATGGTCTCCGTGAGCGGAACGGTCGAACCCTCTACACCGGTGAACTTCTTCGCCATGTAGGTGTTCTGGGACAGGAACTGCTCGATACGACGGGCGCGCGATACGGTGATCTTGTCTTCCTCGGAGAGCTCGTCAACACCGAGGATCGCGATGATCTCCTGGAGTTCCTTGTTCTTCTGCAGGATGGACTTGACCGTGGTGGCCACGCGGTAGTGGTCCTCACCTAAGTACCGGGGGTCCATGATCCGCGACGTGGAGGTCAGCGGGTCGATGGCGGGGTACAGACCCTTCGAGGCGATTTCACGAGAGAGCTCGGTGGTCGCATCGAGGTGGGCGAAGGTGGTGGCGGGAGCCGGGTCGGTATAGTCATCGGCGGGCACATAAATGGCCTGCAGCGACGTAATCGAGTGACCACGGGTCGAGGTGATGCGCTCCTGAAGGAGACCCATCTCGTCCGCGAGGTTCGGCTGGTAACCCACGGCCGAGGGCATACGACCCAGAAGGGTGGATACCTCGGAACCGGCCTGGGTGAACCGGAAGATGTTATCGATGAAGAGCAGAACGTCCTGCTTCTGAACATCGCGGAAGTACTCCGCCATGGTCAGGGCCGACAGGGCGACGCGCAGACGCGTTCCCGGCGGCTCATCCATCTGGCCGAAGACGAGGGCGGTCTTATCAAAAACGCCCGCCTCTTCCATCTCGTGGATCAGGTCGTTACCCTCACGGGTACGCTCTCCCACACCGGCGAAGACCGAAACTCCACCGTGATCCTGCGCAACACGCTGGATCATTTCCTGGATCAGAACGGTCTTTCCCACACCGGCTCCACCGAACAGACCGATCTTTCCACCCTGTACATAGGGGGTCAGAAGGTCGATCGACTTAATGCCGGTCTCAAACAGCTGAGTCTTGGACTCGAGCTGGTCGAAGGGCGGGGGCGTGCGGTGGATGGGCCAGCGCTCGGTGATCTCCAGCTGCTCGCCGGGCTCGGCGTTCAGCACCTCACCCAGAACGTTGAAAACCTTACCCTTGGTGACATCACCAACGGGTACGGAAATCGGCGAACCGGTGTCGGTCACTTCCTGGCCACGGACGATACCGTCGGTGGGCTTCAGGGCAATGGCGCGAACCAGGTCGTCACCCAGGTGCTGGGCAACCTCAAGGGTCAGGACCGTGGTCTCTTCACCGATCGTGATTTCGGTCTTCAGCGCGTTGTAGATCCCGGGGATCGCATCGTGCGGAAACTCGATGTCAACGACCGGGCCGGTGACGCGAGCGACGCGACCGACGGACGCGGTCTTCTGCTCGGTCGCCGTGGCATCGGCGGTGGTTGTCATAGCTTTCTTCTCTCTCGTTCTCGAAAAACTTCTAGGAGGACAGCGCGTCAGCGCCACCAACAATTTCGGAGATCTGCTGGGTGATCTCGGCCTGACGGGCATTATTGCGCAGTCGGGTGTAGTCGGTGATGAGCTTGTCGGCGTTATCCGAGGCGGACTTCATTGCCTTCTGCGTGGCGGCGTGCTTTGCGGCAGCCGACTGCAGGAGTGCGTTGAAGATACGGCTCTCGATATACACCGGAAGCAGGGCATCCAGTACCGTCTCGGCGTCGGGCTCAAACTCGTACAGCGGCAGAACCGCTGACTCGTCGGGAGCCTCAACACCCTCAACTACCTCCAGGGGCAGGAGACGCACAACCTCGGGGGTCTGCGTCATCATGCTGATGAAGCGGTTATAGACGATGTGGATCTCATCAACTCCACCCTCAGCGGTGTCCTTCAGGAAGGACGCCAGGAGGGCCTCGCCGATTTCCTTGGCGGCGGCAAAGGTGGGGTTCTCGGCTTCGCCGACCCACTGCGCACGCAGCGGCACCTTGCGGAAGGTGAAGTTCGCCACGGCCTTGCGGCCATAGGCGAAGTGAACAACTTCCTTGCCTTCGCTCTGGAGCAGCTCGGTCAGCTCGCCGGCTTCACGCAGAATCTGCGAGTTGAAGCCGCCGGCCAGACCCCGGTCCGAGGTGAATACCAGCACCGCGGCGCGGGTAATCTTCTCCGGCTCCGTGGTGAGGACGTGC encodes the following:
- a CDS encoding YaaA family protein; amino-acid sequence: MLILLPPSETKRQDEPGAFLSPGTDMLAGLSFPELTPIRAELLADLGVLCADPEAAARALKLGPKLAHEVALNLGLRSAPLMPALQRYTGVLFDALDFDSLDAAARRYAAAHVLIQSAPLGPVGALEGIPNYRLSAAGRVPPTALKKRWAAAGNAALAGSGRFLLDLRSEAYAALSPLPAQGSSAYLRVVGVGSVSAGEPVRALNHFNKKTKGLLLRALLEDRPRCASAAGFIAWAQGRGFSVSERGSEILLEEIARL
- a CDS encoding F0F1 ATP synthase subunit epsilon, with translation MAALTVSVVSAEQEVWSGEAVQVIARTVEGEIGILAGHEPLLAILASGEVRITLASGEKITATANDGFLSVENNSVSVVAGTAALSA
- the atpD gene encoding F0F1 ATP synthase subunit beta: MTTTADATATEQKTASVGRVARVTGPVVDIEFPHDAIPGIYNALKTEITIGEETTVLTLEVAQHLGDDLVRAIALKPTDGIVRGQEVTDTGSPISVPVGDVTKGKVFNVLGEVLNAEPGEQLEITERWPIHRTPPPFDQLESKTQLFETGIKSIDLLTPYVQGGKIGLFGGAGVGKTVLIQEMIQRVAQDHGGVSVFAGVGERTREGNDLIHEMEEAGVFDKTALVFGQMDEPPGTRLRVALSALTMAEYFRDVQKQDVLLFIDNIFRFTQAGSEVSTLLGRMPSAVGYQPNLADEMGLLQERITSTRGHSITSLQAIYVPADDYTDPAPATTFAHLDATTELSREIASKGLYPAIDPLTSTSRIMDPRYLGEDHYRVATTVKSILQKNKELQEIIAILGVDELSEEDKITVSRARRIEQFLSQNTYMAKKFTGVEGSTVPLTETIESFDAIAKGEFDHVAEQAFFNVGGISDVEEKWAQIQKDNG
- a CDS encoding F0F1 ATP synthase subunit gamma; protein product: MGAQLRVYTQKIKSAQTTKKITKAMELIAASRIQKAQARVAASGPYSRAITRAVSAVATYSNVEHVLTTEPEKITRAAVLVFTSDRGLAGGFNSQILREAGELTELLQSEGKEVVHFAYGRKAVANFTFRKVPLRAQWVGEAENPTFAAAKEIGEALLASFLKDTAEGGVDEIHIVYNRFISMMTQTPEVVRLLPLEVVEGVEAPDESAVLPLYEFEPDAETVLDALLPVYIESRIFNALLQSAAAKHAATQKAMKSASDNADKLITDYTRLRNNARQAEITQQISEIVGGADALSS